The Gossypium hirsutum isolate 1008001.06 chromosome D02, Gossypium_hirsutum_v2.1, whole genome shotgun sequence region tcctCGTGTCCCctagtggagatcattatcctttcactagcaaattggactttgattgcacaaataacatggccgAGTATGAAGCTTGTATTATGGGCATACGGGCAGCCATAGAGCGGAAAATTAAGGTGCTAGAGGTATACGAAGACTCTGCGTTAGTAATTTACAAGCTCAAAggggaatgggaaacaagagacccgaaGCTAGTCCGCTATCAAAATTTGGTCTTGGAATTGATTGAGGAATTTGACAGTGTCaccttttgttatctcccacgagatgaaaaccagatggcagatgctttggcAACTCTAGCCTCTATGTTTAAAGTGAACAAACCAGAAGATATGAAGCCTATTCAGACTAGCATTCATGAGGCTCCAGCACATTGTTACAACATTGACAATGAAGAGGAAAAGGATGATCACCCCTGGTATAATGACATATTGCGATATGTAAAAAGTCGTGAGTACCCAGACCATGCGACGGAAAATGATAAAAGGACATTAAGGAGATTAGCCATTGATTACGTCCTAGATGAGGAGATCTtgtataaaaagggaaaagatcaaGTATtgttgagatgtgtggatgctgtcgaagccaagaaaattttggaagaagtgcatgaaggtatttgtggaacacatgcCAACggcttcacgatggccagacaaattat contains the following coding sequences:
- the LOC121214505 gene encoding uncharacterized protein, producing the protein MAEYEACIMGIRAAIERKIKVLEVYEDSALVIYKLKGEWETRDPKLVRYQNLVLELIEEFDSVTFCYLPRDENQMADALATLASMFKVNKPEDMKPIQTSIHEAPAHCYNIDNEEEKDDHPWYNDILRYVKSREYPDHATENDKRTLRRLAIDYVLDEEILYKKGKDQRIEKKPYLSTLGLQWEIDDTNFMS